From the Helianthus annuus cultivar XRQ/B chromosome 17, HanXRQr2.0-SUNRISE, whole genome shotgun sequence genome, the window GTTGTATAGTCTAGGGAATCAACCCACAAAACTTTTAACCAAGTACAAATATAAAAAAGGGTGTCTGGCTTGTGGCCTATTTTTTTTAACGTCCAACAAAAACCCAATGGTAAAAGGCCACCCACGCCGTGAACGCAGACGACACTAATGACTCGGCCGGCCATTATTCTAGAGGTAACAAACCACCCAAGGCGCACTATGGTAAAACCTCTGACTCAACCCATTGGTAGGTGAGACTCGAACCTATGACCTCCACTTTTGAAGATCATGGAGCTGCCAATgcacctgaaggtcgttggcagTTTGTTGGCTAGTAGGCTAAAAAGTCGTCAAGATTACTGCGGCATACAAAACCCATAACAAAATGAATATACACACATTAAAGACACAAGAAAACCCCCAGCATTAACATTAAACCATCCAAAACACAACTCTAATAATATATACACCATATtcatatcatatatatatatatatatatgctactCCTAATACTCACACACCACCTTTTCGTATCCTTAAAGAGGGTCATTAATCCTCTACCAAACTAGACATCCATTCATCCCCTCTTTAAGGCGAAACCCGACTCCTGAAAcaacttaaaataaaaaaagaaaaaaaaaaaaacacgaaaCCAGCAGGGGGAGCACATAAACATAAAACCGCAACCATCTCTCTTCTCATCACTTTCCAGAAGCTTCCAAGCTACCCGACGCCTCGGTGTCGGTTGAAGAAGAAAACTTACTTCCCACCTTCATTTTCTTCACATCTTGACTTAAATAAATCCAAATACGTTTCACCATGTTGCGAAACTCCCTGCAGTCACAACCACATCGTCAGACTTCGTTTACGAATTGTTTGCGAATCAACGCGTTCTTTTTTATAAGATAAACTAGTTTTTAGAAGCTTACGGCCATGGATCATCGCCGACGAGCATCATGTCGCCTTCGTCATCGGTGAAGATAATTTCCCACTCGTTTCGAGGACGTAACTTTCCTTTCATCTCAAACATGTCTTCCAGCTCGTCGATTAGCTCGTTGTAGCCTTTCAACGCAGTTAAATCCACCGCTCGACCTACCGCCACCCCTTGCATTTGAACCTTTCATAATATCATAACCAAGTTAGTTAGACGCATATCTTGACCACAAGAAAAAGTCAAAGTTGTAGATACATAGTTACAATGTTACATACCTTGGTACGGCTTCGGGTGGAAGTGGATTGTTTGCTTTCGACTTCTTTTAGCGGAACCTGCAGGTCAGGCTTGagatccgaaactccacttggcCCCTGTACGGGTGCTGCGTTGAAAGGCGtgctattgttattattattatcaccGCCTTTGGGAGGGATCTCGATGTTGAAACCGAAAATTCTACAGCTCGTACCGCTAACTGGACTTTGAATGGGATCGTTAGTCGGTTTGAGCGGTTCACGAGGCGCATAAGTTGTAAGACCAGACCAAGATGCGAAAGCGCCTTTTCTTTCTTCGGTGTCATCGCCATCGTAAAAGTTTCTCGAAGCTTTTACAGGCGATGATGGTAGCCAACCGCCCTCTATTTGTGTCCTTGAAAGACCACTAGTTCCCGTTTGCTTATGATGTCGGGAACCatggttagggttagggttagggttatCACTCCTTTGTCCTCCGTTTGTACAACTCAACTGAGCCGATCCACTTGAACATGCTGGTTCGCCAGCATTCGAGAAGTCCATCGGCGGTCTAGGTCGTTTACTTCTGGGTGCGGTTGGTGGAGCTAAACCGGCTGGAACCGCAGGTGCTACGAAAGTTTCGATCTCCCATGGTGAAACCCTTTCGGGCCTTACAATAGATGCCGGCTCATCCCACTGAACCTGGTGTGGTCAACGAAAGGTTTGACCTTTTAGTTTATCGAACAAATCACAGATCTAATGTCTAAACAGACATCAAGCATTTATTATAAAACttaaattatataaatatttatcaACCTTCAGTGACCGCCACTTCGAGTCTTCCCATTGAGGCGAGATGTCTTCAACTCCGACGATTGTACCAGTAAACCTACACATGTTCGACAAATTTTAAACGATGAGCATCCATACGTAGACGTATTCGAAACCGATTAAACAACAAATCACGCATTCATACCTTCTTTCAGGAGAATCCTCACCCTCGAACGGCATTCTAAATCTCATCCCGATGGTAAAAGCGTTGTTTACAGCTTCTATGTACTTGTTTAAACTGATGATGAATTGACTTGTCCTAAAAAAACCGATCAACATTTACCAAATGTTATATAAAAACAGTCGAAATATCACTTTTTTCAAGTAACCGAGAGGCATCATTGATCATACCTTGGTTTGTAGAAAACTGTAAACCGGGCTTGAGTTTGAACCGCATGCGATGCGGTTGCAAGCACGCCCAAATGCATACTCTGGCTAGAAATCACCGAAGAAGGCATTGAGCTTTGTTGACGCGCCTGACGTCTAACCCCGACACGCATCTCACCGGTTTCTCCTCCCCTGTAAACACCGATATTTAAGTCAAAATACTATAGCATGTACAAACTTTATACCTAAATGATtgaatttaaaaataataataataataataataataataataataataataataataataataataataataataataataataatacctaaCAAGTACAAACGAATCGCCTGTCCCTAATCGCTTATTAGTAACAAAGGTACTCCATCCTGTTGTAAGTAGATGCCGTTTCGGTTGACCCCTGTAGATATGCTTAAATTTCCACTCGACGCCGTGTAGATCACGCGCTTTTAAGTCTTGAGTAGGAGTCGGTTGAGTCATGTCCTGAACATATAAATTTAGTAAACACAAGACCATAAAAAACAAATCATtattaaaaaaagagttaattattgttttcgtccctgtggtttgtcaaaaatcactatttcggtccattaatttaaaaattgcgatttcggtccgtgtggtttcactttcgtaaccatttcagtccctgtggtttcacttttgtaaccatttcaatccatttattctgttagtactgggactgaaatggttacgaggtggactgaaatggttacgaaattgaaaccacagggattgaaatcgcaatttttaaactaatggactgaaatagtgatttttgacaaaccacagggacgaaaacattaattaactcttaaaaaaaataaaaataaataaaaaaaacagaaagaATAGCGAATTTACCAATGCAGGTAGGCACTCGGTGGCGTGCTTTCGGAGCACCGAAAACCCACCATGCGTGCTCGTATCCGAAGCCGTCAAGACTTTGCAGAAAGATTGAACGGCTGGTCTCGGAGGCTCGGGTATGCTTTCGTCGGGACTTGTCGGCTCACTTTGCTGCAAAAAACGCGACATTAAGGTGagaaaaacatgatttttgaattaatttaaacttttaatgtaattaaattaaattaaattaagcaAAGTCTTACATTTATCTCAGGGAGTAAAGTGATTTGTGCATACACTTCATCTGTGTCTTGTTCAGCCTACAAAAGTCACAAAAAAttctcaatttttttttaacttttttgatGAGTTTATGATTAAAATCTACCAACCACAACACATAAAAAGCCTAATATTCCTCCACTTTTTAACATAATTCTAACACAAAACATCAAATCATGATCCAAAAATAGCATATTTGAAATTACATAATACACATACCATTAGGTGAGTATGAACAACAGTACATAGGATCTTGGATTTAAGACTAAAATGAGGAATTCTTTGATTTAATTCCTCATTGGTTGATGCTTCCAACTGAACAATACCCATAAATAGAATtagataataaataataaatttaaaaacCCCAAAATAAAACAAGTTACAAACTTAGAATTAATACTTCAATACCCAtcatagatttttttttttaaacggtcaACAGAATCAATCTCGAGCACTCTCGGAGCACCCACCGGACAAacagagtactccgagagtaacccgagtccaccaccaattccggggaaaacccagtaacccacccgcccttaggcacgacggtgaaattaccagtaaaacccgtttggctcaaggatccaacccaggtttccctgggtctcctatctgcctcactctgcaccaagtgagagtcgaacctgcatctctcaagagaaatgcaagcctttcaccacttgatctagagatcatagATCTAAACTAAATTCaagaatttaaatttaaaaaaaaaaaaaaaaaaaaaaaaaaaaaaaaaaaaaaaaaaaacattacttGTTCCATATGGCCTTGTGGGAAGTAAAACACTCTCTCTCCATCTTTAGGAACATCAACTAATGGGCCTGCACAAGCCTTCCATAACTCTCTATACATGGGATCTTCACAAAATCAACAACAAAATCAATAATTGATAATTAATAAACAAATTAATTGGGGGAAAACAGTAATTGTAGCATGAATAAACAAAACCCCATGAAATTAAAACATTAAAGCATGGATTTTTTAAGTAATTTCACCTTCAAAATCAAGAAATTGTTGTCCTCTGTTTTCCATAACAGAGTAAACTCTTCAAACAGCAGAAAAAGCCTTATAAAACACAATTCGCCAGAAATTAACCTCCAAATTTATGAAATTCTCCACATTATGACGAAAATTAACCAGCTTGATGAAACCCTGAAGCCATCAATCTCTCTGTGTGTCTCTCTCTCTTGGTGTTTCTCTCACTAGAACAAAAGAAATGTGAAAACTCTGTTCAACAACCCTGAAAACACCTTGATGTCTTCTCTCTCTAAAAGACTGAGTTACTCCTTCTCTCTCTATCAGTCGATGTGTATATAtagacacacatatatataaggCTGGGTTTGTCTCCATTCTTGGTGGTGTGTAAAGCATGAGGCTGTCTTAACTAACCATGGTTAAGTTTTCGAGTTTTAATGTTTTATGTTGGGTTAACTTACTTTAAAATCCTTTTCCCATGAAATACAACTTTCAGTGCATGATATTACTATATGAGAATAGATTATAGAATTACTTTTTTAACCGGATAATGTGGCcaaaaagcttttttttttttttaaatggccaacaaactcaatctcGAGCATTCTCGAGACatccactggacaaacggagtacttcGAGAGTAActcgagtccaccaccaattccggagaaaacccagtaacccacccgcccgtaggcacgacagtgaaattaccggtaaaacccgtttggctcaaggatccaacccaggtttccctgagtctcctatcattgcccaccagtgcctcactctgcaccaagtgggagtcgaacctgcatctctcaagagaaatgcaagccctccaccacttgatctagagatcattggcgtGGCCAAAAatctttcatttttatttttcatcAATAAGTTGAAATTTCGAGTTGGGAGTCTAAcgggaagcagtctctctattcctacgggataGAGATAAGGTTGTTTACATCTTACTCTTCTCataccctaccttagctttgctattggtgtgatttactgagtatgatgatgatgattaataAGTTGAAATTTACATGCCAATGAGCTGGTGGTGGAGTAGTAAAAGAGAAAGCTAGTTTTCTAAGTGACCATGTTTGATTTATGTTATTTCTATTAGTTTCTGTGGCACCTAGTGATGACGGGAGACTAGAGGTAATCGCTAGTTTGTTCTTTGAACTGAGTGGGTTTTAACTCACCGCACGGTCGTGCTTTCGGCCGGGGTGTTTATGGGCTTCGGTCGTATGTTAGGGTTTCCCCGGTTCGGAGACAAGTGTATCCCGATATGGTGAATTTTGTCAGTAACTCGTATAAAGGATTTTTTGGTtgttaaaaaaaagttgaaaTTTACATCCAAATTTAACTATAAAACTTTAAGAATCCTATAATCATATAACCACTTATATACCTATTTTAAGAATCATAAAATCATATAACGTTTTTATACCTATTATTTAGTAATATGGTGTTTGAAACTCATAAAAATTGTATAAATTTAAATCATTACAAGTGTAATGATATTAGTGGgtacaatttttttaaatatataatcacTTATGATTAGGTATAGAAAGTCACAACGGGAAAGTGATGCGTAGATAGAGATGACAATGGGTTGGGTATGGCTAATTCTTTACACATATCCAGTTGTAAAATCTTGTTTCATACTCGGTCTATTATCCGTCATGTATTTGACGGGTAtttacccatcgggtatcgggttaCCACCCGTTGGGAttttcatgtatatatatattttttactttcctttataattttatgttttaaaaatccatataatatattaaattatgATATAACATACATATTATTATCACTATAATAATATTTGATATATGCAAAAATGTGTGTgtattttatataatattaatctcaaaaaataatgttgtatttCATAGCATATAAATATGAATATTGTCATCAAAATATACATTTCAAATGAAAAGTTTATTTTTCAAATAATAAAGCTACAAGAATGAAACACTAGTGGGattcatgtatatatatattttttaatttcctttataattttatgttttaaaaatccatatataatatattaa encodes:
- the LOC110925580 gene encoding auxin response factor 11, which encodes MENRGQQFLDFEDPMYRELWKACAGPLVDVPKDGERVFYFPQGHMEQLEASTNEELNQRIPHFSLKSKILCTVVHTHLMAEQDTDEVYAQITLLPEINQSEPTSPDESIPEPPRPAVQSFCKVLTASDTSTHGGFSVLRKHATECLPALDMTQPTPTQDLKARDLHGVEWKFKHIYRGQPKRHLLTTGWSTFVTNKRLGTGDSFVLVRGGETGEMRVGVRRQARQQSSMPSSVISSQSMHLGVLATASHAVQTQARFTVFYKPRTSQFIISLNKYIEAVNNAFTIGMRFRMPFEGEDSPERRFTGTIVGVEDISPQWEDSKWRSLKVQWDEPASIVRPERVSPWEIETFVAPAVPAGLAPPTAPRSKRPRPPMDFSNAGEPACSSGSAQLSCTNGGQRSDNPNPNPNHGSRHHKQTGTSGLSRTQIEGGWLPSSPVKASRNFYDGDDTEERKGAFASWSGLTTYAPREPLKPTNDPIQSPVSGTSCRIFGFNIEIPPKGGDNNNNNSTPFNAAPVQGPSGVSDLKPDLQVPLKEVESKQSTSTRSRTKVQMQGVAVGRAVDLTALKGYNELIDELEDMFEMKGKLRPRNEWEIIFTDDEGDMMLVGDDPWPEFRNMVKRIWIYLSQDVKKMKVGSKFSSSTDTEASGSLEASGK